The following are from one region of the Paracoccus sp. S3-43 genome:
- the cas5e gene encoding type I-E CRISPR-associated protein Cas5/CasD, with amino-acid sequence MAEHLVFTLCATLAANGDLAGHERRGTLTWPGRSAILGLLAAARGIRREDAAGLAALDALQTAVAIHDAGQPLRDYHTVQTVPSAAVKHPDSRAEALRRAGRAVNTTLTQRDYRTGVLYAVAVWGLDMAPFRDALLRPVFTLYLGRKSCPLSVPPAPRLVQADDPMTALAAAQMPAFRDAPQAQVIYSDMALPGARVERRNDVALDRQRWHFSSRAVHVLHPQGAA; translated from the coding sequence ATGGCTGAGCATCTGGTTTTTACCCTTTGCGCCACGTTGGCCGCGAACGGCGACCTGGCCGGGCATGAGCGGCGGGGCACGCTGACCTGGCCGGGCCGTTCGGCCATCCTAGGCCTTCTGGCGGCGGCGCGCGGCATCCGCCGCGAGGATGCCGCCGGGCTTGCGGCGCTCGATGCGTTGCAAACCGCCGTCGCCATCCATGACGCCGGCCAGCCGCTGCGCGATTATCACACTGTCCAGACCGTCCCCAGCGCGGCCGTCAAGCACCCCGATAGCCGGGCCGAGGCATTGCGACGCGCGGGCCGCGCCGTCAATACGACCTTGACCCAGCGCGATTATCGCACGGGCGTGCTTTATGCCGTTGCCGTCTGGGGGCTGGACATGGCACCGTTTCGCGACGCGCTGCTGCGGCCTGTGTTCACGCTTTACCTGGGGCGCAAGTCCTGCCCGCTATCGGTGCCGCCCGCGCCTCGGCTGGTCCAGGCTGACGACCCGATGACCGCACTTGCCGCCGCGCAGATGCCTGCATTCCGGGACGCGCCGCAGGCGCAGGTGATCTATTCAGACATGGCGCTGCCCGGCGCGCGGGTCGAGCGGCGCAATGACGTGGCGCTGGACCGCCAGCGTTGGCATTTCTCCAGCCGCGCGGTGCATGTCCTGCATCCGCAGGGGGCCGCATGA
- the cas6e gene encoding type I-E CRISPR-associated protein Cas6/Cse3/CasE, with the protein MSLFLSRLTLSRAPSVEVLKRLIDPQERSRATDAHHRLLWSAFAGDADASRDFLWRAEGNGRFFVLSHRRPADSPFFDPPEVKAFTPALAPGDRLDFVLRANATRTRKTGEVTASGKERRKHDDVVMHAIRDLPRGQRAEARMAAAADAGLKWLQGQGERGGFHVERAEVADYSVVALPDHRGPRRGQPQFGVLDMAGVVRVEDPALLLDRIAQGFGRAKSFGHGLMLIRRTRAA; encoded by the coding sequence ATGAGCCTGTTTCTGTCCCGCCTGACGCTGTCCCGCGCCCCGTCGGTTGAGGTGTTGAAGCGCCTGATCGACCCTCAGGAACGCAGCCGGGCCACCGATGCCCATCACCGCCTGCTGTGGTCGGCCTTTGCCGGCGATGCCGATGCCAGCCGCGATTTCCTGTGGCGGGCCGAAGGCAACGGCCGGTTCTTTGTCCTGTCGCACCGCCGGCCGGCGGATTCGCCATTCTTCGACCCCCCCGAGGTCAAGGCGTTTACCCCGGCGCTTGCCCCCGGCGATCGGCTGGATTTCGTCCTGCGCGCGAATGCCACCCGCACCCGCAAGACCGGCGAGGTGACCGCCTCGGGCAAGGAGCGGCGCAAGCATGACGATGTGGTCATGCACGCCATTCGCGACCTGCCCAGGGGCCAGCGCGCCGAGGCTCGCATGGCCGCGGCCGCCGACGCCGGCCTGAAATGGCTGCAAGGCCAGGGCGAGCGCGGCGGTTTCCATGTCGAGCGGGCCGAGGTCGCGGACTATTCGGTCGTGGCTTTGCCCGATCATCGCGGTCCGCGCCGGGGCCAGCCGCAGTTCGGCGTGCTGGACATGGCTGGGGTGGTTCGTGTCGAGGATCCGGCCTTGCTCTTGGACCGGATCGCCCAGGGATTCGGCCGGGCCAAGTCCTTTGGCCACGGGCTGATGCTGATCCGCCGGACCCGTGCCGCATGA
- the cas1e gene encoding type I-E CRISPR-associated endonuclease Cas1e, with the protein MTMPGLPPPRPIPIKDRSTLVFVERAQLDVADGAFVAVNADGTRTQIPIGGLAGVMLEPGARISHAAVALAARTGTLITWVGEAGVRLYSAGQPGGARADRLLWQARLALDDTARLRVVRKMFALRFGEDAPLRRSIDQLRGIEGVRVRKSYELLAQAHGVPWTRRSYDPKDWEAGDVPNRCLSAATACLHGLTEAAVLAAGYAPAIGFLHSGKPLSFVYDIADLWKIDTVVPEAFRIAGLAARGKLDMSPDRAVRLACRDVFRKSGLLARIIPRIEEILEAGELPRPQPPADAIGPAFPDDQSGDEGHR; encoded by the coding sequence ATGACCATGCCGGGCCTGCCGCCACCGAGGCCGATCCCGATAAAGGACCGCTCGACCCTGGTCTTTGTCGAGCGTGCGCAACTGGACGTCGCCGATGGTGCCTTTGTTGCGGTCAATGCCGACGGCACCCGCACCCAGATCCCGATTGGCGGGCTGGCTGGGGTCATGCTGGAACCGGGCGCGCGGATCTCGCATGCCGCAGTCGCGCTGGCCGCGCGCACCGGCACACTGATTACCTGGGTAGGCGAGGCCGGCGTGCGGCTTTATTCGGCCGGCCAGCCTGGCGGGGCGCGCGCCGACCGGCTGCTGTGGCAGGCGCGGCTGGCGCTGGATGACACCGCGCGGCTGCGCGTCGTGCGCAAGATGTTCGCGCTGCGCTTTGGCGAAGACGCGCCCTTGCGTCGCTCGATCGACCAACTGCGCGGGATCGAGGGCGTGCGGGTGCGCAAATCCTATGAACTTCTGGCGCAGGCGCATGGCGTTCCCTGGACCCGGCGCAGCTATGATCCCAAGGACTGGGAGGCGGGCGATGTGCCCAACCGATGCCTGTCGGCCGCGACCGCCTGCCTGCACGGCCTGACCGAGGCTGCGGTGCTAGCGGCGGGCTATGCACCGGCGATCGGCTTCCTGCACAGCGGAAAGCCGCTGTCCTTTGTCTACGACATTGCCGACTTGTGGAAGATCGACACCGTGGTCCCCGAGGCCTTTCGCATCGCAGGTCTCGCCGCGCGGGGCAAGCTGGACATGAGCCCGGACCGGGCCGTGCGGCTGGCCTGCCGGGACGTATTCCGCAAATCCGGCCTGTTGGCCAGGATCATTCCACGCATTGAGGAGATTCTGGAAGCCGGCGAACTGCCACGTCCCCAGCCGCCCGCCGATGCGATTGGCCCAGCGTTTCCCGACGACCAGTCCGGCGACGAGGGGCATCGTTGA
- the cas2e gene encoding type I-E CRISPR-associated endoribonuclease Cas2e: MIVIVVANAPPRLRGRLAAWLVEVRAGVYVGEYSSRTREMIWSQVTGGIEQGDAVMIWSAPTDQGYAFETAGRNRRMPVDFDGLKLVSFFPRNDAG, encoded by the coding sequence ATGATCGTGATCGTGGTGGCGAATGCTCCGCCTCGATTGCGCGGTCGCCTGGCGGCTTGGCTGGTCGAAGTTCGCGCGGGCGTCTATGTCGGAGAATATTCGTCCCGCACGCGAGAGATGATCTGGTCCCAGGTGACCGGCGGCATCGAGCAGGGCGACGCGGTAATGATCTGGAGCGCGCCTACAGATCAGGGCTATGCTTTCGAGACGGCCGGCCGCAATCGCCGCATGCCTGTCGATTTCGATGGGCTGAAGCTCGTCTCGTTCTTTCCCCGCAATGATGCCGGATAG
- a CDS encoding type II toxin-antitoxin system Phd/YefM family antitoxin, which produces MRDAKATLSAVVDQAVAGEPTVITRHGRKEAVLLSFEEWQRISRVPDFADLLLAFPGQPEDIPERTRKPARALRDTSL; this is translated from the coding sequence ATCAGGGATGCGAAGGCGACGCTCTCCGCCGTGGTCGATCAGGCCGTGGCCGGCGAGCCGACGGTCATCACCCGGCACGGCCGCAAGGAGGCGGTGCTGCTCTCCTTCGAGGAATGGCAGCGCATCTCGCGAGTTCCGGATTTCGCCGACCTGCTGCTGGCCTTTCCCGGCCAGCCGGAGGATATCCCCGAACGCACCCGCAAGCCTGCACGCGCGCTGCGGGATACGAGCCTCTGA
- a CDS encoding IS3 family transposase (programmed frameshift) has protein sequence MGTGNFTDDFKRDAVAQITERGYPAKEVSERLGVSTHSLYAWKRKFAKAVSGETAKDAEIRRLKRELVRVSEERDILNKANRVFRQGCKVRYAFVAEHRGQFSIRAMCRCLRIQPSGFYAWLQAPVSARAQEDRRQTELLQKAWAESGKVYGYRKLHDDLVEQGESICPNRVARLTQLAGIKAQIGYKRRPGSYGGKPSVVVDNTLDRQFNVEAPDKVWVTDITYIRTQEGFAYLAVVIDLYSRRVVGWSMQSRQTTDVVLQALLMAVWRRKPKTKVLVHSDQGSQFTSMDWAAFLRAHNLEHSMSRRGNCHDNAVAESFFNLLKRERIRRRTYRTREDARQDVFDYIEMFYNPKRKHARNGMLSPAEFERRQMMRREGV, from the exons ATGGGCACAGGTAATTTCACTGACGATTTCAAGCGCGATGCGGTGGCGCAGATCACGGAGCGGGGCTACCCGGCCAAGGAGGTCTCTGAGCGGCTCGGGGTGAGCACGCACTCGCTCTATGCCTGGAAGCGCAAGTTCGCGAAGGCGGTGTCGGGTGAGACGGCAAAGGATGCCGAGATCCGACGACTGAAGCGAGAGCTGGTCCGGGTATCGGAGGAACGTGACATCCTAAATAAAGCCA ACCGCGTATTTCGCCAGGGATGCAAAGTGAGATACGCGTTCGTGGCCGAGCATCGGGGTCAGTTTTCCATCCGTGCGATGTGCCGGTGCCTGCGCATCCAGCCGAGCGGGTTCTATGCCTGGCTGCAGGCGCCGGTGAGCGCGCGAGCCCAGGAAGACAGGCGCCAGACCGAACTGCTGCAGAAGGCTTGGGCCGAGAGCGGCAAGGTCTACGGCTACCGCAAGCTGCATGATGATCTGGTTGAACAGGGCGAAAGCATTTGTCCGAACCGGGTCGCCCGATTGACGCAGCTTGCGGGGATCAAGGCGCAGATCGGCTACAAGCGCCGCCCCGGAAGTTATGGCGGCAAGCCGTCGGTCGTGGTCGACAACACCCTCGACCGGCAGTTCAACGTCGAGGCCCCGGACAAGGTCTGGGTGACCGATATCACTTACATCCGGACGCAAGAGGGGTTCGCCTACCTCGCGGTGGTCATCGATCTCTATTCCCGGCGTGTGGTTGGCTGGTCGATGCAAAGTCGGCAGACGACAGATGTCGTTCTGCAGGCCCTGCTGATGGCCGTCTGGCGGCGCAAGCCGAAGACCAAGGTGCTGGTTCATTCAGATCAGGGCAGCCAGTTCACCAGCATGGACTGGGCAGCATTCCTGCGCGCCCACAATCTTGAGCATTCCATGAGCCGCCGTGGCAACTGTCACGACAACGCTGTTGCCGAGAGCTTCTTCAACCTGCTCAAGCGCGAACGGATCAGGCGCAGGACCTACCGGACCCGCGAAGACGCAAGGCAGGACGTGTTCGATTATATCGAGATGTTCTATAACCCGAAGCGCAAACATGCGAGAAACGGAATGCTGTCGCCCGCAGAGTTCGAGCGACGGCAGATGATGAGACGGGAAGGCGTCTAA
- a CDS encoding PIN domain-containing protein yields the protein MGASSKAPALRRWLAAVEHFYARRILAFGIEEARHAGAILDQARAHDPGFEDIAIAATAAAQGLTVLTANERHFAPLGVPYANPLKELPA from the coding sequence ATCGGCGCCAGCAGCAAGGCCCCGGCGCTGCGCCGCTGGCTCGCTGCGGTCGAGCATTTCTACGCCCGCCGGATCCTCGCTTTCGGCATCGAGGAGGCTCGTCACGCCGGGGCGATCCTCGACCAGGCGCGTGCCCATGATCCGGGCTTCGAGGACATCGCCATCGCGGCGACGGCCGCCGCGCAGGGCCTGACGGTGCTGACCGCCAACGAGCGGCATTTCGCGCCGCTCGGCGTGCCCTATGCAAATCCGTTGAAGGAACTGCCCGCATAG
- a CDS encoding DUF6429 family protein, whose translation MEIDRDKIDDAVLALLWLTLHDERRAWKGFDWDALERLHARGLIADPVNKAKSVILTDEGLRQSEELFRALFTRPRS comes from the coding sequence ATGGAGATTGATCGGGACAAGATCGATGATGCCGTTCTGGCGCTGCTGTGGTTGACGCTGCATGACGAGCGGCGGGCGTGGAAGGGCTTTGACTGGGACGCCCTGGAGCGGTTGCATGCCCGGGGTCTGATCGCCGATCCGGTCAACAAGGCAAAGTCGGTCATCCTCACCGATGAGGGTCTGAGGCAGTCTGAAGAACTCTTTCGGGCGCTGTTTACGCGGCCTCGATCTTGA
- a CDS encoding gluconokinase, with product MSAQHIVVMGVSGSGKTTTGTALAALMGWPFVEGDSFHPEVNVRKMAEGIPLDDTDRAPWLQALADQIAASEARGESSVLGCSALKRAYRDILRGGAPRVRFLHIHGPQDLLAERLNHRAGHFFPPKLLESQLATLEPLQPDEDGAVVDLALPVEDQVRAAVRLLGLSQGS from the coding sequence GTGAGCGCGCAGCACATCGTCGTCATGGGCGTGTCGGGCAGCGGCAAGACCACCACCGGCACCGCCCTGGCCGCCCTGATGGGCTGGCCCTTCGTCGAGGGCGACAGCTTCCACCCCGAAGTCAATGTCCGCAAGATGGCCGAGGGCATCCCCCTGGACGACACCGACCGCGCGCCCTGGCTGCAAGCCCTGGCCGATCAGATCGCCGCCAGCGAGGCGCGGGGCGAAAGCTCGGTCCTGGGCTGTTCGGCGCTGAAGCGCGCCTATCGCGACATCCTGCGCGGCGGCGCGCCTCGGGTCCGCTTCCTGCATATCCACGGCCCGCAGGATCTGCTGGCCGAACGGCTGAACCACCGCGCAGGCCATTTCTTTCCCCCCAAGCTGCTGGAATCGCAACTGGCGACGCTGGAGCCCCTGCAACCCGACGAGGATGGCGCGGTGGTTGATCTGGCCCTTCCGGTCGAGGATCAGGTGCGGGCGGCGGTGCGGCTGCTGGGGCTGTCTCAAGGTTCGTAA
- a CDS encoding GntP family permease, translating into MTPIEPVYGTATLLIIAALAIVLLLFLIMRLKMHAFIALVLVSLVTALVAGIPLNDVMPTLLQGFGNTLASVALLVGFGAMIGRLLEVTGGAQVLADRLIAQFGERRAPFALGIASLLFGFPIFFDAGLVVMLPIIFSVALRFGGSVLLYALPAAGAFAVMHAFVPPHPGPVAAGDLLGADIGLLLIVGVIVAIPTWYLGAYLFGQWAGKRFVVPVPELLGADLSRDNAGPVPRFGQVMLVLLLPLGLIFLNTGLNTLATIGLVDGEAAWITGLRLLGQTPVALLITLLVAMAILGKGKPASEVERIVDRALGPICAIILVTGAGGMFGGVLRASGVGQALAGSLEAVGMPLIVAAFVISTALRVAQGSATVALTTTAGLIAPTVAATTGLSELDRCFLVIAIAGGATVLSHFNDSGFWLVGRFLNMDEKTTLKTWTVMETLLGSIGFAFALLGWWLL; encoded by the coding sequence ATGACGCCGATCGAGCCTGTTTACGGCACCGCCACGCTGCTGATCATCGCGGCCTTGGCCATCGTGCTGCTGCTGTTCCTGATCATGCGGCTGAAGATGCACGCGTTCATTGCTTTGGTGCTGGTCAGCCTGGTCACCGCCCTGGTCGCGGGCATTCCGCTGAACGACGTGATGCCGACGCTGCTGCAAGGCTTCGGCAACACGCTGGCATCGGTCGCGCTGCTGGTCGGGTTCGGCGCCATGATCGGCCGCCTGCTGGAGGTGACGGGCGGCGCGCAGGTGCTGGCCGACCGGCTGATCGCCCAGTTCGGGGAACGCCGCGCGCCCTTCGCGCTTGGCATCGCCTCGCTGCTGTTCGGCTTTCCGATCTTCTTCGACGCGGGGCTGGTGGTGATGCTTCCGATCATCTTCAGCGTGGCGCTGCGGTTCGGGGGGTCGGTCCTGCTCTATGCGCTGCCCGCCGCCGGGGCCTTCGCGGTGATGCACGCCTTCGTGCCGCCCCATCCCGGCCCGGTCGCGGCGGGCGACCTGCTGGGCGCGGATATCGGGCTGCTGCTGATCGTGGGCGTGATCGTCGCGATCCCGACCTGGTATCTGGGCGCCTATCTGTTCGGGCAATGGGCGGGCAAGCGCTTCGTGGTTCCGGTCCCCGAACTGCTGGGTGCCGACCTGTCGCGGGACAACGCCGGGCCGGTCCCGCGCTTCGGGCAGGTCATGCTGGTCCTGCTGCTGCCGCTGGGGCTGATCTTTCTCAACACCGGGCTGAACACGCTGGCGACCATCGGCCTCGTCGATGGAGAGGCGGCCTGGATCACCGGGCTGCGCCTGCTGGGGCAGACGCCCGTGGCGCTGCTGATCACGCTGCTGGTGGCGATGGCGATCCTGGGCAAGGGCAAGCCTGCGTCCGAAGTGGAACGGATCGTGGACCGCGCGCTTGGCCCGATCTGCGCCATCATCCTGGTGACGGGCGCGGGCGGCATGTTCGGCGGCGTGCTGCGCGCCAGCGGCGTGGGCCAGGCCCTGGCGGGCAGCCTGGAAGCCGTCGGGATGCCGCTGATCGTCGCGGCCTTCGTCATCTCGACCGCGCTGCGGGTGGCGCAGGGGTCGGCCACGGTGGCGCTGACCACCACGGCCGGGCTGATCGCCCCCACCGTCGCCGCCACCACCGGCCTGTCCGAACTGGACCGCTGCTTTCTGGTCATCGCCATCGCGGGCGGCGCCACGGTGCTGAGCCATTTCAACGATTCCGGCTTCTGGCTGGTGGGACGGTTCCTGAACATGGATGAAAAGACCACGCTGAAGACCTGGACGGTGATGGAGACCCTTCTGGGCAGCATCGGCTTCGCCTTCGCCCTGCTGGGATGGTGGCTGCTGTGA